TATATTCACCCCTCAACATACGTAACAAAGAATACCTCTCAGAATCTTAATACGAGGAGCTAGTTTTCTATTAATATATGTTTGtttcaagaaaaagaaacaatttcaagTGGGTTCAAATTCTTTATCTCCTACAAAAGGTGAATCGAAGTTCTAGTGATAAATTTAAACCTACAAAAGGTTTAATACAAGGAGATTCTTtatctccttttctttttctcttagtGGTGGAGGTTCTATCTAAGTTGTTGGATGATGCAGTTCAAATGGGTCAGATTCATGGTTTTATGGTAGCAGAAAATGTCATTTAGATATCTCAATTACAATCTGCAGAtgatacactttttttttttaaatgcagAGGCTGTAGAAGTGAGAAGATTATTGCTTATTCTATCTACTTTTGATATGTTAACTGGTTTGAAGTTGAACTTGGATAAAAGTTCAATGATCAGTGTTGGTAAAGATATAATTGTTAAATATTTGGCTATGGAATTTTGGATCAAGGTGGAGGTTTTGCCAATTAAGTATCTTGGACTTCCATTGGGGATTACGGCTAAAAATGCGACTATTTGGGAAGATGTAATTCAAAGAATGGAGAAAAAGTTAGCTTTAGGGAAGAGAAGATATTTAGACAAGGCTGGAAGGTTAACTTTGCTTAAAAGTTATCTTGCAAGTTTCCCTTTGTATTATTTATCTCTAATTCGCTTACCTGCAGCTGTGGAGCAGAAATTGACTAGAATCATGAGAAGTTTTCTTTGGGATTCTTCAGAAgataagaggaaaatgtgttgggtttcttggaagaaaatttgtACTCCACTGAATAAGGGTGGTTTAGGTGTGAAGAACTTGAAACTCACAAATTTTGCCCTTCTATCTAAGTGGGTATGGAGGTATACCAACGAGAAGAATGTTCCGTGGAGAAGGATAGTGCAAGAGAAATTTAAAGCTAAAAAAAAGATTTTCTTTCCAGTTGATGACAATCTGCCTCAGGGGAAAGAATATTGGAAGAACATTTTGAAGCCTAGTTCTCTAGTCAAAAGAAAATGTGAAATTCAGGTGAAGAATGGGAAAGCAGTGAGATTATAATTTGATTCTTGGAGTACCAATGGGACTTTCAAAGGTAGATTTCCTACAGCTTTTAAAGTTTGTAGGGATAATAATGCTTCTATTGCTGACAGTGTAATACTAGAAGGAGTATGACTAATGCAGAGCAATTGAAGTGAAATCTTTTATGTAA
This portion of the Papaver somniferum cultivar HN1 chromosome 11, ASM357369v1, whole genome shotgun sequence genome encodes:
- the LOC113324745 gene encoding uncharacterized protein LOC113324745, with product MAPTKQAPDLQYRNGRQEDDKEIEDEWKFLQQTTHVVMLEDNVELFSYFTQFNCNSLRQEAVEVRRLLLILSTFDMLTGLKLNLDKSSMISVGKDIIVKYLAMEFWIKVEVLPIKYLGLPLGITAKNATIWEDVIQRMEKKLALGKRRYLDKAGRLTLLKSYLASFPLYYLSLIRLPAAVEQKLTRIMRSFLWDSSEDKRKMCWVSWKKICTPLNKGGLGVKNLKLTNFALLSKWVWRYTNEKNVPWRRIVQEKFKAKKKIFFPVDDNLPQGKEYWKNILKPSSLVKRKCEIQVKNGKAVRL